The following is a genomic window from Cyanobacterium sp. T60_A2020_053.
CTGCTCTTTTGTCGGCATATTTTGCGATTAATTTTGCACGTTTAGCCTCTCGTGCAATCATTGATTTTTTAGCCATTTAAAATTATTTTTTAGTATAAACACAGCAAATTATATCATAACCAATTTTTATCTCTCATGGCTAATATGTCAGTTTTTTTTGTTCTTTTAATGTCTCACGCAAAGACGCAAAGACGCAAAGTTTTCTGTTTGGAGATATTTAGTTTTTTCGTCACGTTCGATGATAAGAAAGGAGTTGTAGCTATTTTGAAGAAAGAATCAATGTCTGTTAAAAGTTATCTCCATGAGTCTTTATTTGTTTGACCACAATGTTTAAGACTGTTATAGTTAAGGTTTAATATTTTTTTCTAATTTACTTAATTTATTTTATGCTTAGTTTATTGATTTGGTTTGCCGTTTTAGGAAGTTTGCTCATAGCATTTTTACCTCAAAAAACAAATAGTAATAATTCTCGTAGTTTAGCTCTATTTTTCTCATTAGGCACAATAATTATTAATGTAATTATTGCTTTTAAGTTTCGTACAAATATATTTGATGTTCAACTAAATGAACACCTGAGTTGGTTAAGCTGGTTAGGTTTAAGCTATGATTTAGGCATTGATGGGTTATCTTTTCCTCTTATTTGTCTCAATAGTTTGCTTACTTTTATTGCTGTTTATATCACTCGAAAAGACTTACCAAGAACTAGATTTTATTATAGTTTAATTTTGATTTTGAGTGCTGGGGTGACGGGCGCTTTTCTTGCTCAAAATTTACTATTATTTTTCTTATTTTACGAAATAGAAGTAGTTCCTTTATACTTTTTAATTGCTGTGTGGGGGGGCGCTAAAAGAGGTTATGCTGCCATGAAATTTTTACTCTACACGGTGGCTTCTGGTTTTTTTGTTCTCGTATCTTTTCTCGGTTTGGTGTGGTTAAGTGGTGAGTCTAGTTTTGCTTTAGCGCCCCTCACCGCTAATACTTTACCCGTTGCTACCCAAATTCTTTTACTAATCCCTCTGTTGATTGGCTTATTCATCAAAATTCCTATTTTTCCTTTCCATACTTGGCTACCTGATGCCCACGTTGAAGCTAGTACACCTGTTTCAGTTTTATTAGCTGGAGTGTTATTAAAATTAGGCACTTATGGCTTGTTAAGATTTGGGGTAGGTTTATTTCGAGATGGTTGGATGGTATTAGCGCCTTATTTAGCGATATTAGCAGCCGTTAGCGCTTTGTATGGGGCATCGTGCGCTATTGCCCAACAAGATATGAAAAAAGTGGTTGCCTACTCGTCTATTGCACACATGGCTTATATCTTACTTGGTGCAGCGGCAGCTACGGAATTGAGTTTACAGGCTTGTATTTTACAGATGATTAGTCATGGTTTAATTTCGGCTTTACTGTTTATCCTCGTGGGTATTGTTTACCAAAAAACTGGCAGTCGTGATGTAAGCTATCTTCAGGGTTTATTAAATCCCCAAAAAGGACTTCCTATCACCGGTAGTTTAATGATTTTAGCAGTGATGGCTAGTTCAGGTATTCCCGGTATGGTAGGTTTTATTGCTGAATTTCTCGTTTTTCGGGGCAGTTTTCCCGTTTTCCCTATTGCTACTTTACTTTGTTTAGTGGGAACCGGTTTAACGGCTGTTTACTTCCTTTTGATGGTTAACAAGGTATTTTTCGGGCGCTTGACTATGGAGTTAAGTAATTTACCGAGAGTGTTATGGAGTGAAAGGCTACCTGCCATTTTTTTGGCATTATTAATTATAATGTTAGGTTTACAACCTAACTGGATGTTGAAATGGAGTAAAACTCAAGCCACTGTCATGGTGTCACAAGAAAGACAATTGATAATTGACAATGGATAATATGAAGCTCGGATAATTAGTTACAAATAGATTATGTCTTCGCAATTTACCCACCGTGTAATGAATTACACGGCTAATGGTATCTCGTTCAATAAATTGAACTAAGATTGTTTTTAATTGATTTATAAGTGATCGCGCAGCGGCAGCCTTCGGCTGATCAAGCGGACTTGATATTATATCAAGTTCGGATAATTAGTTACAAATAGATTATGTCTTCGCAATTTACCCACTAGTGTGGAAATCAAAAATAATTGATATAAAATAGCAATTTATGGAAAATGATTATTATGGCAAAATCTTTGATTTATAGGCATTTCACCTAAAACCTGACACCCGAAACCTGACACCTCTCCTCACCAAAATACTGGTTACTTTTTACTTAAAACCCAGCGCCCTCCTAACTAACAATAGAAACACAGAGACGACTATCATTAAGATATTCACAGGCTACCTGTTGGATGTCGTCACTGGTGACATTTTTAATAGCTTCGGGGAAATTTTGGTCATATTCGATACCCAAACCAACGGTTTGATACCAGCCGAGAGTTTGGGCTAATTCTCCATTGGTTTGCTTACCCAGCGCGTACTGCCCCAGTAGTTTATTTTTACTATTTTGCAATTCTTCTGGGATTAAGGGAATTTCTCTCAACCGTTGCACCTCATTTTTTAAACCCGTTAAGCCTATTTCTAAGTTTTCCGGCGCACTCCCCATATACAAGACAAATTGAGAAGTAGCGATGCGAGTGGGATAAAATGCCGACACATCGTAGGCTAATCCCCGTTTTTCACGCAATTCCACAAACAATCGACTGGATAAACCATTCCCTAGATAGGTGCTTAATAATTTTAAGGTAGGATAATGGGCGTTACTCATTTCGGGCGCTAAATACCCTAACATCATCATGGTTTGTTGGTTAGATTGATTGATTTGTTGATATTTTGCCTGTGGAGTGGGAATAGTTACGGTGAAGGGCGCTGGATTTTCCCTCGGTTTTGCCCAATCGCCAAATACTTCGTTAACCAAAATAGTAGCCCTTTCTAAATCAATATTACCAGCTAAACTAATGACAAGATGATCTGGTCTAATATATTGTTGATGACAGAGTTTTAAATCATCTACAGTTAAATTATTAACGGTTTCCGTTGTGCCGAGGAGGGAATAACCGTAGGGATGGTGGGCGCTGTATAACATTTCCTTCAGTTGATTAAAGGCAACGTTGAGGGGTTGCTCTTGTTGTGAGAGAATATTTTGTATGGTAATCTTTTTTTCGAGGTTGACTTCTGAGGAAGGAAAGGAAGGATAACGTAGTATTTCCCCGGCTAAACTGAGAATATCAGCAAAATCATCGGTAACGGTTTTGACACTGACGACAAAATAATCAGTAGAAGTATTAACACTTAAACCAGCGCCCTTCGACTCAATTATTTCCGCTATGTCTAGGGAAGTGCGCTTTTTTGTGCCTTTAGCCATGACACTGGCGAGAAGATTAAATATCCCAGCTTGAGAAGGTGATTCCCAAAGACTTCCAGCATGACGGCAAAAAATGCGCCCGGCAATAATTTCTGTGGTGGGGTTGGGGATAACAATTAAAGTAATGCCGTTGCTAAGGGTGGTTTGTTGTATGTGTTTTTCTGCTAATTTGACCATTAATTTGTTTAGCGTTAGTTAGTTTTAAGTAAAAAGTAAGAAGTAATGAGTAATAAGTAATGAGTGACGGGAAAACAAAAATTCATAATTCATAATTCATAATTCATAATTCATAATTCATTCACCCTTTTAACTTTGCCCTTTAAAACCTTTGCCCTTTTAACAGTAAACTAAAGTGAGAGCCTATTAGTAAAATTACCATGAAAATTCGCCGTCAACAACCAGCGCCCTCCATCGCCATTGAAAATCTCAGTTATGAAATAAAAATCCCCGATAGCGCCCCTCGTCATATCCTAGAAGAAATCGTTTGGTATAAAGAGCGTGAAATAGCCATAATGCGTGAGCGCACTCCGTTGTCAGATTTAAGAGTACAAATTAACCAACTTACTACTACTCCCAAAAACTTTCTTCACGCCTTACAAAATAGCGCCCGTCAACCAGCCTTAATCGCCGAAGTGAAAAAAGCCTCCCCTAGCAAAGGGGTTATTCGTGCAGATTTTGATCCAGCTACCATCGCCCAAGCCTACGAAAAAGGAGGCGCTAACTGTTTATCAGTTTTAACAGACCGAAAATTCTTTCAGGGTAGTTGGGAAAACCTCGCCATCGTGCGTCAAGCGGTCGATTTACCCCTATTGTGCAAAGAATTTATCATTTATCCCTACCAAATTTATTTAGCTAGGTTGAAGGGCGCTGATGCGGTGCTATTGATTACCGCTATTTTGAAAGATAGTGACTTAAATTATTTTCTCAAAATCATTCACGGCTTAGGCATGACGGCATTAATTGAAGTTCATACCCTAGAAGAGTTAGACCGAGTTTTAAGCCTTGACGGTGTGCAATTAATCGGTATTAATAATCGTAACTTAGCTGATTTTTCCGTCACTTTAGACACCACCAAAGCAATTTTAGCCCAGAGAAAAGACATTATTAAACAAAAGAATATCACCATGGTTAGTGAATCTGGTTTACATTCCTCCGCCGATCTTGATTTTGTCCGTGTGGCGGGCGCTGATGCCGTTTTGATCGGAGAATCATTAGTTAAACAAGATGATATTACGGGCGCTGTGCAAAATCTTTATAAATCAAACACTTGAGCATAATGATTATTGGTTAAAACCTTTGCCCCACTTAG
Proteins encoded in this region:
- the trpC gene encoding indole-3-glycerol phosphate synthase TrpC; this encodes MKIRRQQPAPSIAIENLSYEIKIPDSAPRHILEEIVWYKEREIAIMRERTPLSDLRVQINQLTTTPKNFLHALQNSARQPALIAEVKKASPSKGVIRADFDPATIAQAYEKGGANCLSVLTDRKFFQGSWENLAIVRQAVDLPLLCKEFIIYPYQIYLARLKGADAVLLITAILKDSDLNYFLKIIHGLGMTALIEVHTLEELDRVLSLDGVQLIGINNRNLADFSVTLDTTKAILAQRKDIIKQKNITMVSESGLHSSADLDFVRVAGADAVLIGESLVKQDDITGAVQNLYKSNT
- a CDS encoding insulinase family protein, which produces MVKLAEKHIQQTTLSNGITLIVIPNPTTEIIAGRIFCRHAGSLWESPSQAGIFNLLASVMAKGTKKRTSLDIAEIIESKGAGLSVNTSTDYFVVSVKTVTDDFADILSLAGEILRYPSFPSSEVNLEKKITIQNILSQQEQPLNVAFNQLKEMLYSAHHPYGYSLLGTTETVNNLTVDDLKLCHQQYIRPDHLVISLAGNIDLERATILVNEVFGDWAKPRENPAPFTVTIPTPQAKYQQINQSNQQTMMMLGYLAPEMSNAHYPTLKLLSTYLGNGLSSRLFVELREKRGLAYDVSAFYPTRIATSQFVLYMGSAPENLEIGLTGLKNEVQRLREIPLIPEELQNSKNKLLGQYALGKQTNGELAQTLGWYQTVGLGIEYDQNFPEAIKNVTSDDIQQVACEYLNDSRLCVSIVS
- a CDS encoding NADH-quinone oxidoreductase subunit M; the encoded protein is MLSLLIWFAVLGSLLIAFLPQKTNSNNSRSLALFFSLGTIIINVIIAFKFRTNIFDVQLNEHLSWLSWLGLSYDLGIDGLSFPLICLNSLLTFIAVYITRKDLPRTRFYYSLILILSAGVTGAFLAQNLLLFFLFYEIEVVPLYFLIAVWGGAKRGYAAMKFLLYTVASGFFVLVSFLGLVWLSGESSFALAPLTANTLPVATQILLLIPLLIGLFIKIPIFPFHTWLPDAHVEASTPVSVLLAGVLLKLGTYGLLRFGVGLFRDGWMVLAPYLAILAAVSALYGASCAIAQQDMKKVVAYSSIAHMAYILLGAAAATELSLQACILQMISHGLISALLFILVGIVYQKTGSRDVSYLQGLLNPQKGLPITGSLMILAVMASSGIPGMVGFIAEFLVFRGSFPVFPIATLLCLVGTGLTAVYFLLMVNKVFFGRLTMELSNLPRVLWSERLPAIFLALLIIMLGLQPNWMLKWSKTQATVMVSQERQLIIDNG